In Oreochromis niloticus isolate F11D_XX linkage group LG18, O_niloticus_UMD_NMBU, whole genome shotgun sequence, one genomic interval encodes:
- the LOC100699857 gene encoding GTPase IMAP family member 4 has translation MAGKLNFYTNDEVRIVMVGKTGTGKSATGNAILGRGCFESKFSAVSMTVETSKGKATVDGHCVAVIDTPGLFDTRFDEEKTQKNICQCISYASPGPHIFLVVVRLGRYTEEEKQTVQKIQKIFGADADKYSMVLFTHGDLLEGTTMEEFLEDSPDLQELVARCNGQYHVFNNKLKERSQVTELLQKIREIVQKNGGSHYTNEMFQKAERAIEEEKQRILREKEEEIRKEKEKMEREIRERYEKEMQECKKKIQAEWEREKRKREREMKKFKEKYERELKEEIHKIQSTYKSKARDKSEEFNPLFFVTVPLETTVNVAHEVVRGVKKLGTGIGKILKLPFNL, from the exons ATGGCTGGCAAACTCA ATTTCTACACAAATGATGAGGTCAGGATTGTAATGGTGGGGAAAACTGGAACTGGAAAGAGTGCTACTGGAAACGCCATTCTGGGTCGTGGGTGCTTTGAATCCAAGTTCAGTGCCGTGTCTATGACTGTAGAAACTTCCAAAGGAAAAGCTACAGTGGATGGACATTGTGTTGCTGTCATTGACACCCCGGGGCTGTTTGATACCAGGTTTGATGAAGAGAAAACTCAGAAAAATATATGCCAGTGCATCTCCTATGCTTCTCCAGGCCCCCATATATTCTTGGTGGTTGTCAGACTGGGCAGATACACTGAAGAGGAAAAACAGACGGTGCAAAAGATTCAAAAAATCTTTGGCGCTGATGCAGACAAATACAGCATGGTTCTCTTTACCCATGGAGACCTACTTGAAGGCACCACTATGGAAGAGTTCCTAGAAGACAGTCCAGACCTGCAGGAACTCGTGGCCAGATGTAACGGTCAGTACCACGTCTTCAACAATAAACTGAAGGAGCGCTCTCAGGTCACTGAGCTGCTCCAGAAGATCAGAGAGATAGTCCAGAAGAACGGAGGAAGCCACTACACCAACGAGATGTTCCAAAAGGCTGAGAGGGCGATTGAAGAGGAGAAACAACGCAtcctgagagagaaagaagaagaaatacggaaagaaaaagagaaaatggagagagaaatacGTGAAAGATATGAGAAAGAGATGCAGgaatgcaaaaagaaaatccaggcagagtgggagagagagaaaaggaagagAGAACGGGAGATGAAGAAATTTAAAGAGAAGTATGAAAGAGAACTGAAGGAAGAAATACACAAGATTCAGTCCACATATAAAAGTAAAGCCAGAGATAAATCTGAAGAGTTTAATCCATTATTTTTTGTGACAGTACCTCTTGAAACCACAGTTAATGTTGCCCATGAAGTGGTTAGAGGAGTTAAAAAACTTGGAACTGGCATTGGGAAGATTTTAAAATTGCCTTTTAACTTGTGA